One part of the Solanum dulcamara chromosome 8, daSolDulc1.2, whole genome shotgun sequence genome encodes these proteins:
- the LOC129900809 gene encoding protein FANTASTIC FOUR 2-like, whose amino-acid sequence MSQILEDVNSWSFIQFLNKPSSYHYQPDYKEDDHVYIHPSTKLSSLVMNTRSLEMCTESLGNETGCYFNENVDERDIFRGVQRSKCREFKKRIKRTVNFPPPLTSISGNERTRIRSHSEGDRLVLRAVSIHACSSYFKAERANGTLTLSWRNDGTNHNVAKIAQVENGEETNSWRKLPSEIGIPRRCKEKSGSRIKGISSWGQFWVAIS is encoded by the coding sequence ATGTCTCAAATTCTTGAAGACGTGAATAGCTGGAGCTTCATACAATTCCTCAACAAGCCTTCTTCCTACCATTATCAACCCGATTATAAAGAAGACGATCACGTCTACATTCACCCCTCAACGAAGCTATCTTCTCTCGTCATGAACACGAGAAGCTTAGAGATGTGCACAGAGAGCTTAGGAAACGAGACGGGTTGTTATTTCAACGAAAACGTGGATGAAAGGGACATTTTTCGTGGCGTTCAACGATCAAAATGTCgagaattcaagaaaagaatTAAAAGGACAGTGAATTTCCCGCCTCCCCTGACTTCAATCAGTGGAAATGAGAGGACTAGAATAAGATCTCATAGTGAAGGTGATCGTTTAGTGTTAAGAGCTGTAAGCATACATGCCTGCAGCTCTTATTTCAAAGCAGAGCGTGCTAATGGCACGCTCACGCTTTCGTGGCGAAATGATGGTACTAATCATAATGTTGCAAAAATTGCTCAAGTTGAAAATGGTGAAGAGACAAATAGTTGGAGAAAATTACCAAGTGAAATTGGAATACCAAGAAGATGCAAAGAAAAAAGTGGAAGTAGAATTAAAGGGATTTCAAGTTGGGGTCAATTTTGGGTCGCCATTTCCTaa
- the LOC129899584 gene encoding uncharacterized protein LOC129899584 isoform X1, giving the protein MTISVESSSPTSLNKGSPSLMGSSSIYSPSSDKRFWSNLRSRVDTILENRENHNPAQKQRDGAEDRSKRMKEDAMLLLRGFDSVSCSLSLLSDNLENALQGARDLAKPPTLTDILHCTMEKAKCGENQSKEGKQEGDEEKEESEEGNRGLKRKLDECSEDSQQDDDTKKENGQVLNQIGKFKKAKNLAISMASKAATLARELKSMRSDLHFMQERSTLLEEENRRLRDGYDTGIPPEEDDLVRLQMEALLAEKSRLANENANLNRENQCLRQLVEYHQLASEDLSASYEGLLRGMGLEISCSPEEHPEANGGSGVRNKDMYGISKSLDEIYNEE; this is encoded by the exons aTGACAATCTCAGTAGAATCTTCTTCCCCTACATCTCTTAACAAG GGTTCACCAAGCTTGATGGGTTCTTCATCAATTTATAGTCCATCATCAGATAAACGATTCTGGAGTAATCTTCGCAGCAGGGTAGATACTATTCTTGAAAATCGCGAAAATCACAACCCTGCTCAAAAG CAGCGCGATGGAGCAGAGGATCGATCGAAGAGGATGAAAGAGGATGCTATGCTTTTACTAAGAGGATTTGATTCTGTTTCTTGTTCTCTTTCACTGTTATCTGACAATCTGGAAAATGCCCTTCAG GGAGCAAGAGATCTAGCAAAACCACCCACGTTGACAGATATACTTCATTGCACAATGGAGAAGGCAAAATGTGGAGAAAACCAATCAAAGGAAGGTAAACAGGAGGGAGacgaagaaaaagaagagagtgAAGAAGGAAACAGAGGATTGAAGAGGAAATTGGATGAATGCTCGGAGGATTCACAACAAGATGATGataccaaaaaagaaaatgggCAGGTCTTAAATCAGATTGGGAAGTTCAAGAAAGCCAAAAAT CTTGCGATTAGCATGGCGTCAAAAGCAGCCACATTAGCTCGAGAACTGAAATCGATGAGATCAGACTTGCACTTTATGCAAGAACGTTCTACTCTGTTGGAGGAGGAGAATAGAAGGCTTCGTGATGGCTATGACACGGGAATACCACCAGAAGAAGATGACCTG GTGAGGCTCCAAATGGAGGCACTTCTAGCTGAAAAATCAAGGCttgcaaatgaaaatgcaaacTTGAATAGGGAGAATCAGTGCCTTAGACAACTAGTGGAGTACCATCAGTTGGCCTCAGAAGATCTTTCCGCGTCCTACGAAGGCTTACTTAGAGGAATGGGATTGGAAATTTCATGTTCACCTGAGGAACATCCTGAGGCAAATGGTGGATCCGGAGTACGCAACAAAGATATGTATGGAATTTCCAAATCCCTTGATGAGATCTATAATGAAGAATGA
- the LOC129899584 gene encoding uncharacterized protein LOC129899584 isoform X2: protein MTISVESSSPTSLNKGSPSLMGSSSIYSPSSDKRFWSNLRSRVDTILENRENHNPAQKRDGAEDRSKRMKEDAMLLLRGFDSVSCSLSLLSDNLENALQGARDLAKPPTLTDILHCTMEKAKCGENQSKEGKQEGDEEKEESEEGNRGLKRKLDECSEDSQQDDDTKKENGQVLNQIGKFKKAKNLAISMASKAATLARELKSMRSDLHFMQERSTLLEEENRRLRDGYDTGIPPEEDDLVRLQMEALLAEKSRLANENANLNRENQCLRQLVEYHQLASEDLSASYEGLLRGMGLEISCSPEEHPEANGGSGVRNKDMYGISKSLDEIYNEE from the exons aTGACAATCTCAGTAGAATCTTCTTCCCCTACATCTCTTAACAAG GGTTCACCAAGCTTGATGGGTTCTTCATCAATTTATAGTCCATCATCAGATAAACGATTCTGGAGTAATCTTCGCAGCAGGGTAGATACTATTCTTGAAAATCGCGAAAATCACAACCCTGCTCAAAAG CGCGATGGAGCAGAGGATCGATCGAAGAGGATGAAAGAGGATGCTATGCTTTTACTAAGAGGATTTGATTCTGTTTCTTGTTCTCTTTCACTGTTATCTGACAATCTGGAAAATGCCCTTCAG GGAGCAAGAGATCTAGCAAAACCACCCACGTTGACAGATATACTTCATTGCACAATGGAGAAGGCAAAATGTGGAGAAAACCAATCAAAGGAAGGTAAACAGGAGGGAGacgaagaaaaagaagagagtgAAGAAGGAAACAGAGGATTGAAGAGGAAATTGGATGAATGCTCGGAGGATTCACAACAAGATGATGataccaaaaaagaaaatgggCAGGTCTTAAATCAGATTGGGAAGTTCAAGAAAGCCAAAAAT CTTGCGATTAGCATGGCGTCAAAAGCAGCCACATTAGCTCGAGAACTGAAATCGATGAGATCAGACTTGCACTTTATGCAAGAACGTTCTACTCTGTTGGAGGAGGAGAATAGAAGGCTTCGTGATGGCTATGACACGGGAATACCACCAGAAGAAGATGACCTG GTGAGGCTCCAAATGGAGGCACTTCTAGCTGAAAAATCAAGGCttgcaaatgaaaatgcaaacTTGAATAGGGAGAATCAGTGCCTTAGACAACTAGTGGAGTACCATCAGTTGGCCTCAGAAGATCTTTCCGCGTCCTACGAAGGCTTACTTAGAGGAATGGGATTGGAAATTTCATGTTCACCTGAGGAACATCCTGAGGCAAATGGTGGATCCGGAGTACGCAACAAAGATATGTATGGAATTTCCAAATCCCTTGATGAGATCTATAATGAAGAATGA